One part of the Marmota flaviventris isolate mMarFla1 chromosome 4, mMarFla1.hap1, whole genome shotgun sequence genome encodes these proteins:
- the Ube2d1 gene encoding ubiquitin-conjugating enzyme E2 D1: protein MALKRIQKELSDLQRDPPAHCSAGPVGDDLFHWQATIMGPPDSAYQGGVFFLTVHFPTDYPFKPPKIAFTTKIYHPNINSNGSICLDILRSQWSPALTVSKVLLSICSLLCDPNPDDPLVPDIAQIYKSDKEKYNRHAREWTQKYAM from the exons ATGGCGCTGAAGCGGATTCAGAAA gaATTAAGTGATCTACAACGTGATCCACCTGCTCACTGTTCAGCTGGACCTGTGGGAGATGACT TGTTCCACTGGCAAGCAACTATTATGGGGCCT CCTGATAGCGCATATCAAGGTGGCGTCTTCTTTCTCACTGTACATTTTCCGACAGACTATCCTTTTAAACCACcaaag ATTGCTTTCACAACAAAAATTTACCATCCAAATATAAACAGTAATGGAAGTATTTGTCTTGATATCCTGAGGTCACAATGGTCACCAGCTTTGACTGTATCAAAAG ttttattGTCCATATGTTCTCTACTTTGTGATCCTAATCCTGATGACCCCTTAGTTCCAGATATTGCACAAATCTATAAATCAGACAAAGAAaa ATACAACAGACATGCAAGAGAATGGACTCAGAAATATGCAATGTAA